One Nitrospinota bacterium DNA segment encodes these proteins:
- the radC gene encoding DNA repair protein RadC produces the protein MEDRAEGHRKRLREKFLSFGLDKFTDDEIVELLLTLATPRRDCKQTARRALKEFGNLAGVLEATPEDLGRIEGIGPNNALGIRLIHSIARKFLREKIMRENYMNSFAEVLDYFNHALKGERRESFHVLFLNSQNAILSEERISIGAPSHVTLSPRQVVEKAFAHAATTLVLAHNHPGGAAEPSDEDICLTREMLFAARLMDIWVREHLIISPSGHFSFLKEGLIARFEAEFEKFHERLLDPARKEYF, from the coding sequence ATGGAAGACAGGGCTGAAGGGCATCGCAAAAGGCTCAGGGAGAAGTTCTTAAGCTTCGGGCTGGACAAGTTCACCGACGACGAGATCGTGGAGCTTCTTTTGACCCTTGCCACACCCCGGCGGGACTGCAAGCAGACCGCCCGGCGCGCCCTCAAGGAATTCGGCAACCTGGCCGGCGTGCTGGAAGCCACCCCGGAAGACCTGGGCAGGATCGAGGGGATAGGGCCGAACAACGCCCTTGGAATACGCCTGATCCATTCCATCGCCCGCAAATTCCTGCGCGAGAAGATCATGCGCGAGAACTATATGAACTCCTTCGCCGAAGTGCTCGACTATTTCAACCACGCGCTAAAGGGGGAGCGCAGGGAGTCTTTCCACGTGCTGTTCCTGAACTCCCAGAACGCCATATTGAGCGAGGAGCGCATCTCCATCGGAGCCCCCAGCCATGTGACCCTTTCGCCAAGACAGGTGGTCGAAAAGGCGTTCGCCCACGCGGCCACCACCCTTGTGCTGGCGCACAACCACCCCGGCGGCGCGGCGGAGCCGTCCGACGAGGACATATGCCTCACCCGCGAGATGCTTTTCGCCGCCAGGCTTATGGACATATGGGTGCGCGAACATTTGATAATATCGCCGTCCGGGCATTTTTCGTTTCTCAAGGAGGGATTGATCGCCAGGTTCGAGGCGGAATTCGAAAAGTTCCACGAAAGACTTTTGGACCCGGCGCGCAAGGAGTATTTTTAA